AAAACTTGAATACTGACCCTAATCTGTAAACAACGTAACCGAAGCTCAGCTGGTCCCTTGGTGTGAATAAGTTGACCTCGTTGAACCAAAGGCAGCTAAACAAGTTGTTCAGTGCAGTGTGTTCGCGGATAATGATGGCTCCCTCCGGCACATCTGCATTATTGTATCATTTTTCAGAGTGTAAGTTTTAGTGCAAGAACACATACATATCGCAACACATACATCACATTTCATCATCAAGGTAAACTATGGTCGTGTTTCTATTTTCACAAGCTAGAAAAACATAACTATCCTAGATATAGGTAACTGACTTTACAGACCCGCCAAAAAGATGGTGAAATGGAAACGAAGATGTTCTATACTTCTATGTACAACCCATCGGTTCATCGGCTAGTACAGGAAAGATTTCCTTTCTACAATTATGCATTATCAAAACCTAGTATTACAAGGAGCTTTATCTTACCACTAACTGTGTCTTTCTTCGCACTCCATGGCTCCATTCCCTCGTAGAAGTATATTTTTACGTGGAGATCAATAAGAGGTCGAGCATATCTCTTCCTACGCTTATTTGCATCAGCTTCTTCATATATGCTCTGGTGGTGCTTATGACGAGCAATGGCAAATGTATTCTTATCACGCCATAGATATCTGCAAAATCAATAGATGGTTGGTTCATAAGTTACAATAGAAACAGTGATCAAGTGGTGATCCAAATGCCATTTAAGTGAAATATAAGCTCAGGGAACACACATTTTTGAATGCAAGCTCAACTATTATGTACTACAGAATAGGTCAGACATGATATTTTCTAGTGCTCTAATACTATTTTATGGGTGCGTGAGAGGAGATTCTCTTCACCATGTTGACGACTTGAAACTTCTAACCACACCAAAGCAGAATTCCAAGTTAAAAACTCAAGGTGATTAGATTGTCATGATAAATGGACTGACCATTTGGTAAACACGGACATATCTGAGCATCACATATAGAGCTTATAGAACCTGATAAATTTTACTCAAATCAAAAGATCTCATCAAACCCACCTTTCTAACATAAGCAATGGGTCAACTATAAGTTCCATTTTTCCATCAATCCAGATGCTGTATTCTGCTTGGGGATAGAGCATGTGGGTCAATATCTTGGGAACCTTTCCGTTCCTTCTTGGTTCATCATAGGGCGGAGTTTTTAGAAGTATAAGGCGCCAAAGACCAACCCACTTCCCTCCGCGACCATCATCTCTGACTGTAACATTTTCCTTGATGAAGTCAAGAGATTGTTGGTCTACGGCCATGAGAAAGCAAAAGAGCTTTTGGGATCGCCTGCTTATATTTGTAGGTTGATGAGGTGTATCATACCCATCGAAAATGCCTGATGCAACTACAAACCTGCATTTCTTAACATACTTAACATCTGCTGGTTCCATTTCAGCACCTCCATTTCGTATGAAACCACAGTGCACCTGAAAACCACCAAATACAGATTCCATCAGTCACTCGGGTCTCTCAGCTACAGCATTAATAAAACATAACACTAAAGCTAGAATGTCCCACATCCAATGAGTAACATTAATAAAACATAACACTAAAGCTACCAGGACTGAAACatggtttaacaaaataatccaaCACAACAGGACAGAACTTTCTTTGCTAACTTTCAACTATGAATGCCTATTAGTACCAGTGCTTCTAATCAACGGGCAGAGATGGCTGAACCAATGGTAAACTATTGGGTGCGGACGGACATTCCAAGAAATTATATCTGTAATGGGGTAAGACCAAAATTAAACTACCGTTATGGTGTTTATTACCTTTTTAGTAGAATTTAACTTAAAACTTTCTTCTCGCTGT
This is a stretch of genomic DNA from Papaver somniferum cultivar HN1 chromosome 1, ASM357369v1, whole genome shotgun sequence. It encodes these proteins:
- the LOC113291453 gene encoding uncharacterized protein LOC113291453; the protein is MDSEAHRSVSLRATRRADRNNTQSHFDKDVESGPFSPLVRTPQDYPSKIVWKKGFIRLVLVAGILWMLIILTVLMFHVWSCQTSITFLSAICNREGKFMLVLNSLGFKPKPLHRCTIPVVDDPDSVVIPEKRTPDKFVENLSYILEDDDPSNSGSQPLFGGHESWEQREESFKLNSTKKVHCGFIRNGGAEMEPADVKYVKKCRFVVASGIFDGYDTPHQPTNISRRSQKLFCFLMAVDQQSLDFIKENVTVRDDGRGGKWVGLWRLILLKTPPYDEPRRNGKVPKILTHMLYPQAEYSIWIDGKMELIVDPLLMLERYLWRDKNTFAIARHKHHQSIYEEADANKRRKRYARPLIDLHVKIYFYEGMEPWSAKKDTVSDVPEGAIIIREHTALNNLFSCLWFNEVNLFTPRDQLSFGYVVYRLGSVFKFFMFPNCEYNSLFVLHSHTREHSSPVEWVKSLDEFKRNSTGLKESRGGLGLWMPYPGDLDSVSLPHVTRTSQAG